GCATAACTTTAAATTCACGCTATTTTGAAGTTTCAACTACACAGATTGTTTATACCTAATAAATTCCACACAACTATGCAAAGATTTTTCGCATTGTTGGTGTAATTTTTAGGATGTTACAATTCAGTCCTTTTAGACACCTTCATCGATCCTTTGTAGGATCACATCCTAACAAGTAACAACCTTGACCAAGTCCGAGACCTCCTTTGTTTTTGGCTTGTTACGAACTTATAACAAGATTTATAGCACAAAATGATGTTATAATTACATTATGTTATCTCATAACTGCGACATATTATATTGCAAATCTGCAAAGACTTGTGTTTCTCATTACAACGGTGAATAGGTTGGGTCAATCAGTTGATCGCTTAAATATCAAGATTTTTCATCTATTATCAAGCTTAAACTTGTAAGAAGTGATTAAAATATGTATTCATCGAAGGCCAAGtacaaaatttacattttgCTATAATTTAAGTATAGTTCATataattaagggttaatacattgaaaaaccataaactggtacacttatgataaatttatcccaaactatttttttttttaccaccaaaaactcaaaaatggtatatatttgacaaatttaccccaaactggtacacttgtgataaatttaccctctattagttttcgttaaattttactatcaaattattaagttaaatgacatgtaacAGTTGACTGGTATATACCACCTACTTCGGTGGCTTCGTTGGTAGTTCTTTCCCCATCGTGAGGGGACCCGCTGACCCCTTACTCAAGGGAGAAGGTTCGAATCACCGCAAAATCACCTGCATCTTGCCCGGTGGctggggtggtgggtcctccagTTCACCCCTAGGGTTTACTCTAGTTGTCCGCGGTGTACGGGGCTTCCcttggtcataaaaaaaaaaaaaaacaattgactggtatatcaatttggattttacgcttcatttgtcacaatttacaattttgtgatttttttgttgtattaactCAATTTGGtagggtatattagtcacaaatttaccaattttgggttttttgcggtcggataaattagtttagggtaaattataccagtttaggattttttagggtcagtcaaggtaaatttatcacaagtgtaccagttttgggtttttcatggtaaaaaaaatagttttagataaatttattacatggtgtaccagtttgaggtttttcagatATTAACCCTATAATTGATTCAATAAGTTTCACTTTGCAACTACATGttatatgaatatatttttgCTGATTAAATCATACTTGATTTATTTGAGTAATTTGATATAGCGTGTTAAAAATTACAGTGAACAAATTAACTCTTTTGATTTGAGAAATTATGAATTTCACTAAACTTATGGCTAATCATAACACGATctactaaatttatttttcttatgagtaaatcaaacaaataaataactcTAGTTattttaatatcacaaaaaaaaaaatgatttttttatctcatacTTACCATGTaatgtttaaataaaaaatgattaaattacaATTCATTTAAAATCATAGAGCATttgcattttataaaaatttacttttttaattaacttatttcaAATATAGCTTTCATTATCGTATgctaaaaatcattttgttttccatTCATGTTCTGTGTACTTAGGAAACAGTCCTTTCGCCAAATATTGATATTCTTCCAGATGACAAcatataattaaatcaatttaacttTATCTCTTAGATCACATCTCATATTATTGGTTTATAGCCTATTTAGAGAACAACAAATAGACATACTTGCACAAAGCGCAACTAAAGTAACTAGTGAAATTTGATCTCCAATCATGTAGATTCCTATATGTTTAAGGTTCTCATGTACTTCACTCGGATGTCATTAGAACTTCGTTCAAAAAGTTGTTCAAAAAGTTGTCCTTTGGGTTTGACATTGGATGTGTATTCGGTACTCGTCGAGTTTGGATTTCTAGTGGCCCCAAACCCACCCCGCTGCCATTGGTTTGTGCAGTGAGAGGTGCAGGTTTAGTGGTaagaacttgaaaagaaaactaTTGGTAGAACGTAGGTCAGAAAAGGCCTTGCCCATGAATCATCGTGTTGTACCATTGACATTAGTACAAGCTGGTCATGATCTTCAAAGGCCTAATGCATTAAACTTCGTGGTCCAGTGTTGGCAAATGATCAAAAGATGATCATGATCTGGTGGCATGATTGTCAGTTCAACAAACAGATCGATTTCTAAAGCATTTATAACTGTTGAAACAGATCGATCATGTAGCACAGGCTGTCTTTCACTACCCTTCTTGcatgaattggaaaaattgcattGAGGAAAAGAAATGGCAAAGTTTAATCCGCAAGGTGACAATGGAGCCTTGCCAGCCttccaaaattaaatttgtagAAGTACAAAAATCTAAGTAATCCAAGTGCAACTGTTGAAACTTGTTCTGAGGGCTGAGATCCAACTTTAGATGCTTAAAACTCGAGCTGGACTTAGATTGTGGGTAGGGATATCCATAACCACGAGCTTGATGCTACAATCTACAGTTAGAAAAAGACTGGAAACAAGGAGCTACAAGAAACACGAAAGCTACCTAAGTAGACGACAGAGGTACTGGTTTTACAGCACTCTGGATTCGCCGAAATGCAGTACTTACTCTTTCCTTAAGGCCTTCATTTTCACTCTCCACATCCCCGCTCTGCTTGTCCAGATGCGCTATACTCCCATCCACATTTATCAACAGCTTCCCATCCTCACCAAACTTCACATCCCCAAATAGAGAAACTAGAAGTGCATGAATGATCTTCTCTACCCTTTTCtcactttcttcttcagttTTCGTGGCCTCTGTTTCAACCACAACCTTCGGAATCTCACGGCTTATGTTCAAGACAAGAGCAACAACAGAATCCGAGACCATGTCACTTATAGGATCCGATGTCCAGTGCACTGAAATATGTTTATCAGATTCGTGCTTCACTGTTACTCGATCATGCACACGTAACATGGAGATGCCAGATTCCTCATCTACCGAAGGTTCCACACTTTCATATATCTGCTTCAGCCGGTGGCTTATCACACCAAATGCACCTGTATAAGGAATCGTGATCCTCTGATTAATAGTTGCTGTGGACAACTGAGAGAAAACGTGAAGATCTTCAGGTGCCATTATTTGATAAGTGAAGCCTTTCTTTACCAGAAGGCCACTAACGGTCTCACCCACTTCTGGGGTCTTCTCAGCCAGCCTCCCAATAGTTTTTGCCATTTTCTCTGAATTGAAGTACAGTTCAACTGATTGACAATTCTTTGGCATGACAATTTTGTTGTTGCGATCAGCAAACTGAGTCATGAGCTTCTGTCTGAGCCTTCCCATCTCATTTGCTTCTCCATGAACAAGAACAATGTTTGGAGGCATTATCTCATCCAAAAACGCACTTGTCTGAGCAAAATCAGCATGGGCAGCAAAGGAAATATAATGAACTTGCATGTTAAGAGGAGCAGTGAGACCATTCATCAGAGTGACTTCCTTCGGTTCATTGATGATGGTCTTCGCCAGTGTCCCTTCCACAACATATCCAGGAATAACACAAGAATTTTTCTTGTCAGAGCACCACATGTCAAATAGTTGACGCGATAACCCACTTTGAAGCCCGCCAGGACTAGCCATAACAACCGATGGACcgacatcattaaaattctcAATACTCTTTAGTGGCGAAATATGCTTAAAGTCAAAAGGATTTGAGGTTGCAAATTGGCTACGGATCCTCTCATTCATGGAGTTGATATATGTTTGATAAACTGCCATACACTTCTTTGCAAGTGGGGAAGCATAATATATAGGAATATTATGGAGCTCAGGGTGGTTGGACCAGAACTCATCAAGGATCAATAGAAGTTCTTGAGCACGACCAAGAGCAAATGCTGGGATAAGGACTCTACCTCCTTGAGAAACAGTAGAATGGATGACATCAGTAAAGCGTTTCTCCCGAATATGACGAGGTTGATGAAGCTGCACTCCAAAAGTGGACTCAATTATGCAGATATCAGGTGAGAACTGTGGAATCTCTGCAGCTCGGAGATGCCTATCTTCTTCGAAGGAATAATCACCAGTATAAAGGACTCGTACACCAGCAATATCGACCATGAACATTGCAGCACCGAGAACGTGGCCAGCAGTATAGCACCAAAATCTAATACCATTCACTTCAACCGTTTGGTGGAAATCAATTACCTACAATTAAAATTAGGTAACATGATATACACACATTGGGATCGTTAATTTAGATATTATGTATTCAAGGAATTTTGAAGAACAGCAAAAGTAAGATGATTGCCAGTTCGTttacaataattaattaacattCCATTGGAAGACACTGTCACATGAAACACAAGCCAACATATCCATGAGAAGTTAATTGCTAATGTCTCACAGACTAGACAAAATCAGTGATCATCCTAGGACAAAATCCCGTAGAATATATACTACAAGTATATGACATGTATAACAAACTGTACGGCACATCACTATCGAGACAACTATTTTATCCATTGAGATCACTAGCTTATCCAGTCTCATACAGGTGCCACAGCTAGGGAAATAAACTACATTATACATAAAAGCGGCTGGAGACAGCTTGAGCAGCAACAGATGAAGGATCCCGTGCTTTATCTTAAAACAGATGAAACTCATATGCTTGATGCTGAACATTGATTCATTGAAAGGTACCATACAGGGAACGGTGGGTTTGAGCATATGGAGAATCTTCAAttcaccaaaaaacaaaaaaacaattgaatcCTACTGAGCCAGAGGTATAGCTAAAGCCCGCACATGCCTCTGACTGTAAATGGCATACACAAGCAATCCATCCACGACTGTGTGAAAAACCAAGATTATTCTACTTCTTCATCAATGATATTATCCCGTCTAGAACAAGCAAAATTTAACAAACTGGTCACAAAGGAGGAATCCCCAAGGCAAACATTAGCAAGCAAATTTGTGTGGCGTGAAGACTGGGCTCAACATATAAAGGAAATACCTCAATCTTATCCATTGAACGGAATATATCCTGTTCATCAAAAAGCATATCTTCAACTGAGACCTTGCTCACTTTCACATAATCTGACAAAAGCAGCTTGTATATAGCTTTCGTAGCATGAGTCATGAAGACGCGTCCTTTAAATGTAGTCTGGAAAAATGAGAGCACTTCAGGTTATCGGTATCAGAGTaaaatttgataattaaaaGTATGTTTTTACTCTAATGTAGCTGCCAACCTTTTCCAAAAAGTATGGTAAGGAAGCTGCGTGATCCAAGTGGAAGCTGCAAGCAGTCAACATCAACTGATAAAGACTAGAGACCTTTACCGTGGAAGCTAAATATCAAAGTGAAGGGTAGAAATATAAATCAGCAATGACACAAGCTAGTAAGAAGCCCATCCTAAACTTTACACAGGTGCTGATAATTTGATAACGGCCCAGTGGATCCAACTAGAAAGGGATCCGGGAATAAGGGGCGATAAcgaattcctttggaaaatcGTAGGAAGAAAGAATCTTTCCTGAAGCAAATTAAGAGCAAACACCAGGAAAGGCAACTGCACATAATGGAAGGAGAGGGCCTCCTTACCAAAGCTAAAATAGAGAAGGCAGACAACACGTACTGAGTAATTAGAAGGACGTCAATCGTCGAAGGGTCAATCTCATCGAAGTACGGAAGAGCGGCCATTCCAAAGTAAGCAGGGTGAATTCCACAATCAAACTGCCATCCACATACAATTGATTATGAAAAGATCACAACAGACGCCGACCGTGTCAGCTAAAACTCTAAAACCGGAAGAACCCACGAAAACCAGGAACGAAGCAGTACCAACACGGTCTTCCCTTTGAAAGACATGTAAACACAGGACCGACCCACTTCATTGCCGGCGCCGAGAGGAGTGATGACCAGCTGGTCGCCTTCCCTCCCGGCCGGCGGATCCCGCCTCTTCAGAGACGGCGCCTGTCCAACCGAAGCCATATGTGGCGAGAAAAAGTTCGCCAACAGAGCCCTTCAAAGGTTCAAATTCACCAAGAACGCGCTGCCCCTGTGGAGAAAAGGGTAGGAATAAAACACACGTTCGAAGCTGCTCAAACAAACAAACAGGCAAGAACCCAACACGCGAAACCGAACCCAAGAACATGACCACAAACGACAAAAAGAAACCGAACCCAAGATTGCACAACGCAAAGACGAACGAAAGGAAGGCATTAGCGAAGAAATGACAAGCGCCCACATTGAAACCTAACGCTACGGAAAGCAGATTGGAGCGTAGACGAGAGAGAGACTTACGGAAATTTCAGAGATTTGCCAGAAATGCAGAGCGGGAGGGAGCAGGAGTTGAGCTAAAGCCCTAAAATCGCCAGCCGCTTGCCCGCCTCTAagaaatttgagaaataatCAACATTTTCTCACTGTAACTTAATTAAAATTCCATTTTCTTATTAACTTCCGCTATTTTGTGCGtttattcttttatatatatttatatatatttaaaattatttttcctactAATACAAATTTGTGTTAGAGCCATCAAACATTTTTGCTTGGCATAATCTTATTATCCACCCTCGAAGTATCCAATATATTGCTCATGTATAATTGTTGAGTCCTCACAACCAAGACGTTGGGGAAAGGAACGGATTTAGAGATAATGTTGACTTAGAGACCAACTGTACTTAATTAGTTCGATTCTCCCAAGCCCTTACTTAGTGTGACCTTGGGATTTTCATTTAAAGTTCCATTAATCATATGAGAATATTATATGAGGGGTTGCcagctaaaaatcaagtgaaatatGGACCTCACTTTTTAAGTAGAGATTTAAGGTCAAAGGTTTGATTACACTATTTATCTATCTACTGcccatttaattatttatcaacTAAGATATCTACGCaatctttttaccaaattataAATTTCTCATCCATCAAGTATCCATgtcatgtttttgtttttattattttcttagaatATAACCTAACCATTCGACTAAGAAAAtgaatcaaaacacaaaaacaattaaaagcaATCACAACAAACAAACCAATCAATAATAGCAATGAAAAGTTAATAAAACGGTGAAGTGTAATAAAATAACTTGATACAAGTCAAGTAAAGAATATAGCAAAGCCTTATTATTAAGCCCCAAGAGAGCAATCCGCATGAGCttaattcaaatcattttctaaaaaaataagcTATATCCAAGGCAATCCCTAAAACCCTTAAATTAAAGGTCATGTTATCCAATTGAAACCAAACTAAATTTATTACCAAGATTTAACAATCTAATCAAGGCTCCTTCTTTTTCCTAGCCATTTccctttttctaattatttatttccaaattttctaaaaaatttaattatccCGGTAGTAGGGATGGGCTGGGCCGCTGGGTCAAAGAGTCTTGGACGCAAGCAAAGAGCGGGCCATTATATCGGGGCCCATCTCAACCCAAAcaaacctaattaaaaattcaaattcagccCAAAACCGAATTAAGCCCTAACCCACTGTAACCCAAACCAAGCCCAACTTACCAAAGTTTCAACTTGATCCCAGCACTCACAAGCCCTGTAACTAGAACTAACCCCAAATCTCACCAACCAAATTAAAGCTAAACTACTCAACTAAACACAGGCaaaatcaccaccaccaccaccgtccTCCACCGCGTCGCCATCGTCATTCACCGTACACCATCACCGCCATGAATCACCGAGACAATGCGGGAGCTGGTAAGGGAACAAACTCGAACGTCCTCGGAGAATATACAAAGACGACATCGGCTTCGGTCACTTTTGCACGACCAATGATGAGTTTAACGGCAGTGGATACATAGAACATCGAGTGGAGGAAAACGGGATGCAGAAACAAGTTCGAAATATACTCGAAtgtcttgaaaatcaattagcATCAGTTAATCCAGGTCAAAACATGATTTCGGATTAAACGGAAACGAAAATAACTGGGACTGAATTCTCGTAGACATTTCGTCGAACAGTCGAAGCGCGTTTGTTCGGCTTCTAGATTAGACTCATACCAACGTGGTGAGACAGACGTTCAGAATCGGGAAGGCATCATGGGCAAAACGGACTCCTGTCCCGACGGAGATCAAGACATCTCGGTTCCGTCCTTCATCAAAGCAGAGCAGGTCAGGACATTAGCGTTACCTGGGCGGGTCGTGGAAACAGAGCTGCGATCGGCGACTAGATCAACGATGGAGTTTGGCAAAATCTCCGATGATTGATTCGCTGGTACCGAGCGCGTCCCAAGAGCGATTTTGCCACCTCGATATTCTCGGCACGCTGAGGAACGGAGAACAGAGTAAGTCCAGTTCTCCTCCCGAATCGCTGgtcaacagcagcagcagcggcggcgaACGATGGTGAGCGACGTCGGGGACGACGAGCGAATTTCAAGAATCAACTTCCCACAAAGCGTTCGCCCTCGAGTCttcctcgtctctctctctctctctctctctctctctctctctctctcgtcgtGTATGGCGTGAAATTCTCACGGAAAAAACGTCGACGAAGGGGAGAAAGGACGGTGGCGACTGAGGAAGGGCTAAAGCAGTGAGAAGCAATGAAGTCGGGATTCACGGTGATCGGCAGCGGAGGCTAACGGCGGCGGCCAAGCCTGAGGTGAAATGTTGCTGAAGGAGATGACCGGAGCTGGAGCTCTTCCTCCTGGGTAACCTAGAAAGACTGggcttttttcttctcttctttgggCTTCATGCACCAAAGTCCACTAAAGCTGAGATGGGCAAATCTTATAGATGGGCCAGAGTTGCGCGGATTAGGCCatatgaattgatttttttatttttttggccataTGAATTGATTGAccgggctttttttttttttttttctcttttttgtttctttgttttaattttcattatGTAAATGCCCATTTGATATATCAACTAAAGTTCATGTGATAATAGTAATATTCTCTTGTAATGTTGaagtaaattgtaatttcatatgCGACATGGAGGGAACGGTTTTCTTTACACTACATGCATCATCTTCATAAAAGAcgtgaaaaaaagagaggataaATTGATAGGGGAGGTACCtataaatgtgaaaaaaaaaggaagttgtGGATGAGAGAGCTCGCAATTAGCTATTCACCAatggaacaaataaaaaaatacccaCTTCTTTTTATAAAGATGAATGcggtcatcatcatcattgttgttgttattgttacTATTGTTGTTGTAAAGTACTAAAAGCAGGTGGGCAAAATCCTGCTACATGCTCAAAACTTACAAAAGCTAATGAAGGTTCCATTTAGAGTAAAATGTTCTTCGGGTGTCAACGTTTATTTTCCTCCGAACATATGTACAAGAATcttttaggggtgtgcaaaatacccgggaaccgctcGGACCGCCTAGAACAGGAccgaaccgcccggaaccgacggttcttgagggaactcggtccggttcccggttccaatttttggaaccggtgggtggtccggttcccggttccatgggcggatccacccaCCCTGACTGcaccggaacctttttaatattaaaaaaaattactaaaagaaaccctagattagATCTCATCTCCTCACTCCCTTTGTCTTcggttctctctttctttgtctcttcctcggttcctcctaatcctattgctatttcgattcctccccgagGATCGACGCCGCCCACCGCTCCTCCGCTAGTACTGTTCGCCCCCTCGCGTCGGCCGCCACAAGCGCAAAATTGTTTgcgaccgttctatgttgaaaacccgacCATAGACCTTCTCCCCTCCTTCCTAACTCATAGACCCAACCattctatgttgaaaatcaaaattgtttcgcatcAAGATCaattccatggatccactcgggaaccggaccggaccggcggtccggttcctgagtggatccatgcaacaaacgggtggatcctagttccaattttttggaactggtccttagcgggcggttcccggttctaggtcgagAACCGCCCGcccagaccatgcacacccctagaatCTTTATCCCTAAGAactttctttatcttttccacAATCCAATCCACATTTACAGATCAAGAAGAGTCACGCAAACATTCATTCCTAGGCAACCAAATGTTATAGAGATAGGCATTTCAAGTGATCTTGAAAGCAGATCTGGATAAAACTTCCCCTTATAACTAAAAACTGCCCCAAACAACTTCATCCCAGCTACCAGGAATTGGAGGGATGAGATGCAGCTGCAGAGCAGCAGTCCAGGCCCTGGAAGAAACAGGACAAGCTTAAAACGAATGACTCCTTTTAAGCATAGCTAACCAAGCAATGAAGCAATGTTTTGGAATGGTTGATTAAACCAACTCGGTTCGAGCAACTCGCAAACCCTTAGGCCTAAGCTCATTACAAGCAGTCCCAACTGTGAAAATTACTGAAGTAGTCAGCCTCCGAGTAAGTCGATCAGGTACGGAAAATTAGGACCCAGAGAACCGCGACTAGCAGCTTGGGTTTCAACTAAATCCTCCGGTCTAGCTGCGGGCCAATGCCGACTTTGACCTTGAATAACATTTACAACCTTTGAATGGCAAGACATAGCAGAATCTTAAACACCCTGCCTGCCAATATTCTTAGCACAGGTCTTAAGATATGCCAACCTCATGCCAAAGATAAGTAGTTATCCAGTCTCCAAGAAGGTGCTTACTATGGGGCCAGCATCTGGAAACTTTAACAGTTCCCTCCGGATAAAAGAGGAActaagtatcatggcaagagtCCAAAAGGGTTTATCTCACAACAACACTTGCGTCAAGCAATCCGAACAAATCTTGTTAATCGATGCCCACGCAACACTTGTTAATTCTACCTAATAAAGGAAGATTTACATTTCAATGCATCTATCATGAGAAAAAGTgttctttcaaaatgaaattttttctttaattggcATCGAGGCACTCTTTAATGGTATGACATCTGCAACCTTTAAATGGTACAACATAGCAGAATCCTAAGCCACCTTGCTTGTCAATATTCTTAGAAGAGGTCCTAAGACATACCAATCCTCATGCCAAAGATAAGCAGTTATCTTGTCTCCAAGAAGGTGCTCAGTATCAGGCCAGCATCTGGAAGCTTTAACGATTTCCCCTGAATAGAAGAGAAACTGAGTATCACAGGAAGAGTCCAAAAGGGTTTATCTCGCAATGACACTTATGCCAAGCAATCTAGACGAATCATATTAAAAGATACCCCTAGGACACTTGTTAACCGTACCTAATAAAGAAATATTCACATTTTAATGTATCAATTGTGTGTAACATGAGAAAAAGAGTGCTTCCAAAATGAACATTTTTTCTCTGCTAGGCGTCGAAGCACTCTTTTATAGAAGGATTAGGAATCAGAGAACCACAAATAGCAGCTTGGAATTTCAACTAAATCCTTAGGTCTAGCTGCAGGCCAATGCTGACTTTAACCTTGAATGTTATCTGCAATCTTTAAATGGTAGGATACAGCAGAATCTTAAACCACGTGCTTGTCAATATTCTTAGCAGAGGTCCTAAGACATGCCAATCATCATGCCAAAGATAAGTTGTTATCCCATCTCCATAAAAAGGTGCTTGATATGGGGCCAGCATATGGAAGAACTAATTATCACGGGAAGAGTCCAAAAGTGTTTATCTTGCAATAACACTTACGCCAAGTAATCTGAACGAATCTTGTTAAACAATACCCCCAGGACACTTGTTAATCATATCTAGTAAAGGAATATTTACTGatagcaaaaaaataattaaggaaTATTTACATTTCAATACATCAATCGTGCGTAACACGAGAAAAAGAGTGCttccaaaatgaaattttttctttacttgGCGTTGAACATTCTTTAATAGAAGGATTAGGAATTAGAGAACCACAAATAACGGCTTGGAATTTCAACTATATCTTTAAGTCTAGCTGCGGGCCAATGCCGACTTTGGCCTCGAATAACATTTGCAACCTTTGACTGGTAGGACAAAACCATTTGCTTGTCGATATACTTGGCAGAGGTCCTAAGACATGCCAATCGTCATGCGAAAGATAAGTAGTTATCCCATCTCCAAAAAAGGTGCTTTATATGAGGCTAGCATATGTAAGCTTTAACAATTTCCTCTGGAAAGAACATGAACTAATTACCACGGGAAGAGTCCAAAAGGGTTTATCTCGCAATAACACTTACGCCATGCGATTTGAATGAATCTCGTTAAAAACATCCCTAGGACACTAGTTAACCGCACCTAATTGTTTCACTAATAAATGAATAGTTACATTTCAATGCACCAATCGTGCGTAACATGAGAAAAAGAGTgcttccaaaatgatttttttttttttttaacttggcATTGAAGCAATCTTTAATAGAAGGATTAGGAACCAAAGAACCACAAATAACGGCTTGgaatttcaactaa
This Eucalyptus grandis isolate ANBG69807.140 chromosome 7, ASM1654582v1, whole genome shotgun sequence DNA region includes the following protein-coding sequences:
- the LOC104452616 gene encoding cleavage and polyadenylation specificity factor subunit 3-I; translated protein: MASVGQAPSLKRRDPPAGREGDQLVITPLGAGNEVGRSCVYMSFKGKTVLFDCGIHPAYFGMAALPYFDEIDPSTIDVLLITHFHLDHAASLPYFLEKTTFKGRVFMTHATKAIYKLLLSDYVKVSKVSVEDMLFDEQDIFRSMDKIEVIDFHQTVEVNGIRFWCYTAGHVLGAAMFMVDIAGVRVLYTGDYSFEEDRHLRAAEIPQFSPDICIIESTFGVQLHQPRHIREKRFTDVIHSTVSQGGRVLIPAFALGRAQELLLILDEFWSNHPELHNIPIYYASPLAKKCMAVYQTYINSMNERIRSQFATSNPFDFKHISPLKSIENFNDVGPSVVMASPGGLQSGLSRQLFDMWCSDKKNSCVIPGYVVEGTLAKTIINEPKEVTLMNGLTAPLNMQVHYISFAAHADFAQTSAFLDEIMPPNIVLVHGEANEMGRLRQKLMTQFADRNNKIVMPKNCQSVELYFNSEKMAKTIGRLAEKTPEVGETVSGLLVKKGFTYQIMAPEDLHVFSQLSTATINQRITIPYTGAFGVISHRLKQIYESVEPSVDEESGISMLRVHDRVTVKHESDKHISVHWTSDPISDMVSDSVVALVLNISREIPKVVVETEATKTEEESEKRVEKIIHALLVSLFGDVKFGEDGKLLINVDGSIAHLDKQSGDVESENEGLKERVSTAFRRIQSAVKPVPLSST